A genomic region of Miscanthus floridulus cultivar M001 chromosome 3, ASM1932011v1, whole genome shotgun sequence contains the following coding sequences:
- the LOC136544276 gene encoding uncharacterized protein: MVYGSEAILPTDLDYGTPRVRVYDEQGVEVSLKDAMDLLDEAHDVALLRSTKYQQALCRYHIHRVQGRAFNVWDLVLHLVQSNKNRHKLSPPWEGPYVVTEVLRLCAYKLKTIDGKVFVNVWNIEHLCRFYP; encoded by the coding sequence atggtctatggttctgaggctatcctcccgaccgacctcgactatggaacgccaagggtcagggtgtacgacgaacagggagtTGAGGTGTCCctcaaagatgccatggacctgctagatgaagcgcatgatgtcgccctccttcgctcgaccaaataccagcaagcattgTGTCGGTACCACATCCATCGAGTgcagggtcgggccttcaacgtctgGGACCTGGTGCTgcacctcgtccagagcaacaagaaccgccacaagctctctccgccatgggagggaccgtatgtcGTCACGGAGGTGCTCCGACTATGCGCCTACaaactcaagaccatcgacggcaaagtcttcgtcaatgtctggaacatcgagcatctatgtcgcttttacccttaa
- the LOC136544278 gene encoding uncharacterized protein — METVGAIFDYLKGKAKQDKDTGEGASNCPSKKKNKKWCEGSLMAAANRKGVGSPQRIDLPITFGDPSNYRMETLTFEVVRFHGTYHAILGRPCYAKFMAIPKYTNLKLKMLGSCRFITIGTFFQHAYECEVECYELAATIVASKELAAIRKEVAKEAPDPKQSAGSFKPREGAKEVLIDPSSSKGKAVRIGTTLSFE; from the exons atgGAGACGGTCGGGGCGATCTTTGACtacctcaagggcaaggcgaagcagGACAAGGACACCGGCGAAGGTGCTTCCAACTGccctagcaagaagaagaacaagaagtggtgcgagggctcgctcatggctgcCGCCAACCGCAAGGGGGTCGGAAGCCCGCAgagg atcgatctgcctatcACCTTTGGGGacccatccaattataggatggagaccctcaccttcgaggtggttaggttccatggaacctaccatgccatcctaggacgtccatgctacgcaaagttcatggccatccccaagtACACcaacctaaagctgaagatgctgggatcATGCAGgttcatcaccatcggcaccttcttccagcatgcctatgagtgcgaggtcgagtgctatgaACTCGCCGCGACAATCGTCGCTTCTAAGGAGCTTGCGGCCATTAGGAAGGAGGTCGCCAAAGAAGCGCCTGACCCCAAGCAGTCGGCCGGGTCTTTCAAGCCGAgggagggtgccaaggaggtcctcatagaccctagcagctCCAAAGGCAAAGCGGTGCgtattggcaccacactttccttcgaatag
- the LOC136544277 gene encoding uncharacterized protein: MAAYYREVRQLEDKFDGLELNHILRHLNESANALAKAVFGREPVPTGIFASDQHKPSVRYEEPKQAGDGPPALGLGADQPVAPSDPKVMELSDDIATEPDPLVDWRTPYHDYLLHEVLLTDKAEARWLTRHVKSFVLIEGELYKRSHTGILQRCIPIEQGKRLLSDIHGGVYDHHVVPRTLVENAF; encoded by the coding sequence atggctgcatattaccgagaagtccgccagctggaggacaagttcgatggtctcgagctcaatcacatcctgaggcatcTCAATGAGTCGGCCAACGCACTGGCAAAAGCAGTGTTcggtcgagagccggtgccaacgggcatctttgccagcgatcagcacaagccctcggtccgctatgaggagccGAAACAAGCTGGTGATGGGCCGCCCGCCCTAGGCTTGGGGGCCGACCAGCCGGTAGCTCcatccgaccccaaggtcatggagcttagCGATGATATagcgacagagcccgaccctctagtcgactggaggacgccttaccatgactacctcctccacgaggtGCTGCTGACGGACAAGGcggaggctcggtggctcacgCGTCACgtcaagtcctttgtccttattgagggcgaactctacaagcgaagccacaccgggatcctgcagcgctgcatccctatcgaacaggggaagcggttgctgagcgacatccacggtggggtctacgatCACCATGTtgtgcctagaaccctggtcgaaAACGCATtctaa